The following proteins are encoded in a genomic region of Solea senegalensis isolate Sse05_10M linkage group LG5, IFAPA_SoseM_1, whole genome shotgun sequence:
- the dnajb5 gene encoding dnaJ homolog subfamily B member 5, whose product MCVCAAMGKDYYKTLGIPKGSNEEEIKKAYRRMALRFHPDKNKDANAEEKFKEIAEAYEVLSDPKKRVVYDQLGEEGLKTGGSTSSGVPGNTTHHYTFHGDPHATFASFFGGSNPFDMFFGSNRNHSRTNGFSFHNDHSNDAEQDMDMDDDDPFTHFGRQFGFPGGMKNGFPGEKSHRRRGMPSESLSNGRKHQDPPVVHELKVSLEEIFHGCTKRMKITRRRLNPDGRSMRTEDKILNIIIKKGWKEGTKITFPKEGDETPENIPADIAFVLKDKGHAHFKRDGSNIIYSCKISLKEALCGCSVSIPTLENRVISLPCNDIIKPGTVKRIRGEGLPFPKNPLQRGDLIVEFSVRFPDRIPHQSREIIRQHLPQS is encoded by the exons atgtgtgtgtgtgcagctatgGGGAAGGACTACTACAAGACCCTGGGCATCCCCAAGGGCTCCAACGAGGAGGAGATCAAGAAGGCCTACCGTCGCATGGCGCTGCGCTTCCACCCTGACAAGAACAAAGATGCCAACGCAGAGGAGAAGTTCAAGGAGATCGCAGAAGCCTACGAGGTTCTCAGCGACCCCAAGAAGAGGGTCGTCTACGATCAGCTGGGAGAGGAAG GTTTGAAGACAGGAGGCAGCACTTCTTCAGGTGTTCCtggtaacacaacacaccactACACCTTCCATGGGGACCCTCATGCCACCTTCGCCTCCTTCTTTGGCGGCTCCAACCCCTTCGACATGTTCTTTGGGTCCAACCGCAACCACAGTCGCACCAACGGCTTCTCCTTCCACAATGACCACAGCAACGATGCAGAGcaggacatggacatggatgACGACGACCCCTTcactcattttggaagacagtTTGGCTTCCCAGGGGGGATGAAAAATGGCTTTCCTGGGGAGAAGAGCCACAGAAGAAGGGGGATGCCGTCAGAGTCCCTATCTAACGGCCGGAAGCACCAAGACCCTCCAGTGGTCCATGAGCTGAAGGTCTCGCTGGAAGAAATCTTCCACGGCTGCACCAAGCGCATGAAGATCACCCGCCGCAGGCTGAACCCGGACGGGCGCAGCATGAGAACAGAGGACAAGATCCTTAATATCATCATCAAGAAAGGCTGGAAGGAGGGGACCAAGATCACCTTCCCGAAGGAGGGGGACGAGACACCTGAGAACATTCCTGCTGACATAGCCTTTGTTCTTAAAGACAAGGGTCACGCTCACTTCAAGAGAGACGGTTCCAATATCATTTATAGCTGCAAGATCAGTCTAAAAGAG gcATTGTGTGGCTGTTCCGTTAGCATTCCCACCCTGGAGAACCGCGTCATCTCCCTTCCCTGCAATGACATCATCAAGCCGGGGACGGTGAAGCGAATCAGAGGGGAGGGTTTGCCTTTCCCCAAGAACCCGTTACAGCGCGGTGACCTCATCGTGGAGTTTTCGGTGCGTTTCCCCGACAGGATCCCGCATCAGTCCAGAGAGATTATCAGACAGCACCTCCCCCAGTCATAG